In a genomic window of Pseudoxanthomonas indica:
- a CDS encoding dienelactone hydrolase family protein: MRLFSIVAATLAVVGLSLLSTSVLAAPTAKPVEWKVGGKTFSGFLVYDYAEREQRPGLLMVPDWMGVTDDAVAKAKQVAGDDYVVLVVDMYGKGVRPKDADEAMAQVKLLYADREAMRARTQGALATLKSQAGKAPLDAARIAAFGYCFGGSSVLELARSGADFKGAITFHGGLDTTAPAKAGGVKAPILVLNGADDRGTAPHIAAFEKEMNEADADWQFVNFSGAVHCFALENANRPPGCVYNARAAKRAYKMMDDFLDEVFAR, from the coding sequence ATGCGCCTGTTTTCAATTGTCGCGGCCACTCTGGCCGTTGTGGGCCTGTCGCTGCTGTCCACTTCCGTACTGGCTGCGCCCACGGCCAAGCCGGTGGAATGGAAGGTGGGCGGCAAGACCTTTTCCGGCTTCCTGGTCTATGACTATGCCGAACGCGAACAGCGTCCGGGCTTGCTGATGGTGCCGGACTGGATGGGCGTGACCGATGATGCCGTGGCCAAGGCCAAGCAGGTGGCCGGCGACGACTACGTGGTGCTGGTGGTGGACATGTACGGCAAGGGCGTCCGGCCCAAGGACGCCGACGAGGCCATGGCCCAGGTCAAGCTGCTCTACGCCGATCGCGAGGCGATGCGTGCACGCACGCAGGGCGCGCTGGCCACGCTGAAAAGCCAGGCGGGCAAGGCGCCGCTGGATGCCGCACGCATCGCCGCCTTCGGCTACTGCTTCGGTGGCTCGTCGGTGCTGGAACTGGCGCGCAGCGGCGCGGACTTCAAGGGCGCCATCACCTTCCATGGCGGACTGGATACCACCGCGCCCGCCAAGGCCGGTGGGGTCAAGGCGCCCATTCTGGTGCTCAACGGCGCCGACGATCGCGGCACGGCGCCGCACATCGCCGCGTTCGAGAAGGAAATGAACGAGGCCGACGCGGACTGGCAGTTCGTCAATTTCAGCGGCGCGGTGCATTGCTTCGCGCTGGAGAACGCCAACCGTCCGCCGGGCTGCGTGTACAACGCGCGTGCGGCCAAGCGCGCCTACAAGATGATGGATGACTTCCTGGACGAGGTGTTCGCGCGCTGA
- a CDS encoding single-stranded DNA-binding protein, with translation MARGINKVILVGNLGNDPDTKYTQGGMAITRISLATTSVRKDKDGNQQERTEWHRVVFFGKLGEIAGEYLRKGSSVYVEGSLRYDKYTGQDGVEKYTTDIVADEMQMLGGRGEGGGGGGGGGGERPQRPQRQEYSQQAPQRRQAPAQQPAPMDDFADDDIPF, from the coding sequence ATGGCCCGCGGCATCAACAAAGTCATCCTGGTCGGCAACCTCGGCAACGATCCCGACACCAAGTACACCCAAGGTGGCATGGCCATCACCCGGATCAGCCTGGCCACCACCAGCGTCCGCAAGGACAAGGACGGCAACCAGCAGGAACGCACCGAATGGCACCGCGTGGTGTTCTTCGGCAAGTTGGGCGAGATCGCCGGCGAGTATCTGCGCAAGGGCAGCTCGGTGTACGTGGAAGGTTCGCTGCGTTACGACAAGTACACCGGCCAGGACGGCGTGGAGAAGTACACCACCGACATCGTCGCCGATGAAATGCAGATGTTGGGCGGCCGTGGCGAAGGCGGTGGCGGTGGCGGTGGCGGTGGCGGTGAGCGCCCGCAGCGTCCGCAGCGCCAGGAGTATTCGCAGCAGGCCCCGCAGCGTCGCCAGGCCCCGGCCCAGCAGCCGGCGCCGATGGATGACTTTGCCGACGACGATATTCCGTTCTGA
- the murL gene encoding UDP-N-acetyl-alpha-D-muramoyl-L-alanyl-L-glutamate epimerase, with amino-acid sequence MTPFDKSSIRSFRFVRCSLDTDSGVARLVYAFDDGPELTETVSFPGAPFTLDAPRAAAAERALRLLHLITGVSYYKAAVPGDIRVDDYPIDADIAALLDLIYVNGLGEFAYRNGLDLRERVRFPVTAAQADAPAPTLGLRPHALVAIGGGKDSLVSIEALRKAGVEQTVTWIGGSQLIGACAARTDLPTLNIGRALAPELFEYNRQGAWNGHIPVTAINSAIMVLGAILNDADQVVFSNERSASYGSLIPGTGEVNHQWSKGWACEQALGEYVQKHVAADLQYYSLLRPLSELAVARQFAKSDHYDAHFSSCNRNFHILGERPVNRWCGVCPKCHFVFLALAPFMPKPRLVRIFGRNLLDDVSQTGGFDALLEYQDHKPFECVGEGRESRAAMATLGERPEWREDALVARFNREIRPQLDAGELSVAALLEISGEHRIPTDLWERLRAHFAT; translated from the coding sequence ATGACCCCTTTCGACAAATCCAGCATCCGCAGCTTCCGCTTCGTCCGTTGTTCGCTCGACACGGACAGCGGCGTGGCGCGGCTGGTCTACGCGTTTGACGATGGCCCGGAGTTGACCGAGACGGTCAGCTTCCCCGGCGCGCCGTTCACTCTGGATGCGCCCCGCGCGGCCGCCGCCGAGCGCGCCTTGCGGCTGCTGCACCTGATCACCGGCGTGAGCTACTACAAGGCCGCCGTGCCGGGCGACATCCGGGTCGACGACTATCCGATCGATGCCGATATCGCGGCCTTGCTGGATCTGATCTACGTCAACGGGCTGGGCGAGTTTGCTTATCGCAACGGCCTGGACCTGCGCGAGCGCGTGCGCTTTCCGGTGACCGCCGCGCAGGCCGATGCGCCGGCGCCGACGCTGGGCCTGCGCCCACATGCGCTGGTGGCGATCGGCGGTGGCAAGGATTCGCTGGTCAGCATCGAGGCATTGCGCAAGGCCGGCGTCGAGCAGACGGTCACCTGGATCGGTGGCTCGCAGTTGATCGGCGCCTGCGCCGCACGCACGGATCTGCCCACCCTCAACATCGGTCGCGCGCTGGCGCCGGAGTTGTTCGAGTACAACCGCCAGGGCGCATGGAACGGCCACATTCCAGTGACCGCGATCAACTCGGCGATCATGGTGCTGGGCGCGATCCTCAACGATGCCGATCAGGTGGTGTTCTCCAATGAGCGCTCGGCCAGCTACGGCAGCCTGATTCCCGGCACCGGCGAAGTGAACCACCAGTGGTCCAAGGGTTGGGCCTGCGAGCAGGCACTGGGCGAGTACGTGCAGAAGCATGTGGCCGCCGATCTGCAGTACTACTCGCTGCTGCGGCCGCTGTCGGAACTGGCGGTGGCGCGTCAGTTCGCCAAGAGCGATCACTACGACGCGCATTTCTCCAGCTGCAACCGCAACTTCCATATTCTCGGCGAGCGGCCGGTGAACCGTTGGTGCGGCGTCTGTCCCAAGTGCCATTTCGTGTTCCTGGCGCTGGCGCCGTTCATGCCGAAGCCGCGGCTGGTGCGCATCTTCGGCCGCAACCTGCTCGATGACGTCAGCCAGACCGGCGGCTTCGACGCCTTGCTGGAATACCAGGATCACAAGCCGTTCGAATGCGTCGGCGAAGGCCGCGAGTCGCGCGCGGCCATGGCGACGCTGGGTGAGCGTCCCGAGTGGCGCGAAGACGCGCTGGTGGCGCGCTTCAACCGCGAGATCCGTCCGCAGCTGGACGCGGGCGAGTTGAGCGTTGCCGCGCTGCTGGAGATCAGCGGCGAACATCGCATCCCCACGGATCTGTGGGAGCGCTTGCGTGCGCATTTCGCAACTTGA
- a CDS encoding polyprenyl synthetase family protein has protein sequence MSVVESPRPALALPHIQTLAAADMAAIDTLIRERLASDVVLINQIADHIISAGGKRLRPMLVALAGRATGDVGADHHQLAAIIEFIHTSTLLHDDVVDESDLRRGRSTANALWGNAPSVLVGDFLYSRSFQLMVELDRMDVMRILADTTNRIAEGEVLQLLHVHNPDTDEAAYLRVIERKTAVLFAAGTQLGALASRVDAATQQRLYDYGMQLGYAFQIADDVLDYTAEAADLGKNLGDDLAEGKATLPLIHAIKHSDPATAERLRVIVQEGDATAMPEVLAAIRATGGLEYSQQRAREYAEAAERALDGLPGNDAVAALRGLARYAIERKH, from the coding sequence ATGTCCGTCGTCGAATCCCCCCGCCCTGCCCTGGCGCTGCCTCATATCCAGACCCTTGCCGCTGCGGACATGGCCGCCATCGACACGCTGATCCGCGAGCGCCTGGCCTCGGACGTGGTGCTGATCAACCAGATTGCCGACCACATCATCTCGGCCGGCGGCAAGCGACTGCGGCCGATGCTGGTCGCCCTGGCCGGACGCGCCACCGGTGACGTGGGCGCGGACCACCACCAACTGGCGGCGATCATCGAGTTCATCCATACCTCGACCCTGCTGCACGACGATGTGGTCGACGAGTCCGATCTGCGCCGCGGCCGCAGCACCGCCAACGCGCTGTGGGGCAACGCGCCAAGCGTGCTGGTCGGCGACTTCCTGTATTCGCGCAGCTTCCAGCTGATGGTGGAACTGGATCGCATGGACGTGATGCGCATCCTGGCCGACACCACCAACCGCATCGCCGAAGGCGAAGTGCTGCAGCTGCTGCACGTACACAACCCCGATACCGACGAAGCCGCCTACCTGCGCGTAATCGAGCGCAAGACCGCGGTGCTGTTCGCGGCCGGCACGCAGCTGGGCGCGCTGGCGTCGCGCGTGGATGCCGCCACCCAGCAGCGCCTGTACGACTACGGCATGCAATTGGGCTACGCCTTCCAGATTGCCGACGACGTGCTGGACTACACCGCCGAAGCGGCGGACCTGGGCAAGAACCTCGGCGATGATCTGGCCGAAGGCAAGGCCACCTTGCCGCTGATCCATGCGATCAAACATTCGGATCCGGCCACCGCCGAACGCCTGCGCGTGATCGTGCAGGAAGGTGACGCCACCGCCATGCCGGAAGTGCTGGCGGCCATCCGCGCCACCGGCGGGCTGGAATACAGCCAGCAGCGTGCGCGCGAATACGCCGAAGCCGCCGAACGTGCGCTCGATGGCCTGCCCGGCAATGACGCGGTGGCGGCGCTGCGCGGCCTGGCCCGCTACGCCATCGAACGCAAGCACTGA
- the murD gene encoding UDP-N-acetylmuramoyl-L-alanine--D-glutamate ligase, translating into MRISQLEGLRVALWGWGREGRAAHEAIRARLPALPLTLFCNEEEARSAEALKDAGLRVLTELSAQALSAFDVVIKSPGISPYKPEAQAAAAQGTRFIGGTALWFGEHADADGVAPDTICVTGTKGKSTTTSLLAHLLRAAGKRTALVGNIGLPLLEVLDPQPAPEVWAIELSSYQTVDVAASGARPQVAIVLNLFPEHLDWHGSQQRYIEDKLALVTQAHPRIAVLNAADPQLASLSLPQSDVRWFNQAAGWHLRGDDLYRGDAFVMDTRSVPVPGRHNRSNLCAVLTALEAIGVDAIAIAAAARDFQPLPNRLQWLGERDGYGYVNDSISTTPHASLAALECYGDRPVALLLGGHDRGLDWQEFAVHMQQHAPPVIVTMGANGPRIHGLLAPLAAQGRFQLAEAADLPQAMQRARALLPAPGVILLSPGAPSFGQYRDYVARGRHFAELAGFDPALITQIAGIGIQ; encoded by the coding sequence GTGCGCATTTCGCAACTTGAGGGACTGCGGGTAGCGCTGTGGGGCTGGGGCCGCGAAGGGCGCGCCGCGCATGAGGCGATCCGCGCACGCCTGCCGGCATTGCCGCTGACCCTGTTCTGCAACGAAGAAGAAGCGCGCTCGGCCGAAGCCTTGAAAGATGCCGGCCTGCGCGTGTTGACCGAACTCTCGGCGCAAGCGCTGTCGGCGTTCGACGTGGTCATCAAATCGCCCGGCATCAGTCCCTACAAGCCCGAAGCGCAGGCGGCGGCCGCGCAGGGAACCCGTTTCATCGGTGGCACGGCGTTGTGGTTCGGCGAGCACGCCGACGCCGACGGCGTGGCGCCGGACACGATCTGCGTGACCGGCACCAAGGGCAAGAGCACCACCACCTCGCTGCTGGCGCACCTGCTGCGCGCGGCGGGCAAGCGCACCGCGCTGGTCGGCAATATCGGCCTGCCGCTGCTGGAAGTGCTGGACCCGCAGCCCGCGCCCGAGGTGTGGGCCATCGAACTGTCCAGTTACCAGACGGTGGATGTGGCCGCCAGCGGCGCGCGTCCGCAGGTGGCGATCGTGTTGAACCTGTTTCCGGAACACCTGGACTGGCACGGCAGCCAGCAGCGCTACATCGAAGACAAGCTGGCGCTGGTGACGCAGGCGCATCCGCGCATCGCCGTGCTCAATGCCGCGGATCCGCAGCTGGCTTCGCTGTCCTTGCCACAGAGCGACGTACGCTGGTTCAACCAGGCCGCGGGCTGGCATCTGCGCGGTGACGATCTGTATCGCGGCGACGCCTTCGTGATGGACACGCGCAGCGTGCCGGTGCCGGGCCGGCACAACCGCAGCAATCTGTGCGCGGTGCTGACCGCGCTGGAAGCCATCGGCGTGGACGCCATCGCGATCGCTGCGGCCGCACGCGATTTCCAGCCGCTGCCCAATCGCCTGCAATGGCTGGGCGAGCGCGACGGCTACGGCTACGTCAACGATTCGATCAGCACCACGCCGCACGCCAGCCTGGCCGCGCTGGAATGCTATGGCGACCGCCCGGTCGCGCTGTTGCTGGGTGGGCATGATCGCGGCCTGGACTGGCAGGAGTTTGCCGTGCACATGCAGCAGCACGCGCCGCCGGTGATCGTGACCATGGGCGCCAACGGACCGCGCATCCACGGCTTGCTGGCGCCGCTGGCCGCGCAGGGGCGGTTCCAGCTCGCCGAGGCGGCGGATTTGCCGCAGGCGATGCAGCGCGCCCGCGCGTTGCTGCCCGCGCCCGGCGTGATCCTGCTCTCGCCCGGCGCGCCGAGCTTTGGCCAGTACCGTGACTATGTGGCGCGCGGGCGGCACTTCGCGGAACTGGCCGGGTTCGACCCGGCCCTGATCACCCAGATCGCGGGTATCGGAATCCAGTAA